One Oceanotoga teriensis genomic window, TATATTATCGTAGTATTTTATAAACAATATTATACCAGATGTAACATTAAAAATTATTTCATCATCATACTTTTGATTAAAAAATAATTTCAAAATATTGCTTATTCTATCAAAAATATTCTTTCTATAATCCAAACTTTCATAAATATCTATTTCTTTTTTATTCTCAAGATCTTTTATTTTAAATTTAAAATTCTCAACTTTTTTGTATATAAGACCCACATCATTTTTTATGATATTGAAAAATTCTTCATCTATTTCCTTATATTTTTTACTTTTTTCTATATCATTCAATTTCAAATCTATATCTTCTCTTTTAAAATCTTCATCAAAAAATTCCTGAATAAAACTTATAATTTCTATTAAAAGAGAGTTATGCTGTATAGAAACTTCATAAAGATAGTAAAATTCATCATTTGTCAAAATTTTTTCTTTCAATGCATAAAATGATTTCTTTTTTTCATTAAAGAAATTTTCCAGTGGAATGTCTAATTCATCATATGTTTTGATTAAATCATACTTTCTATTTTTATCAAAGCTTTTATTCATATCTTTAATTTTTTCATTGAACATATTTTTTATTCCAGAAGATATTATATAATTAAAAAAAGTTGTGATAATAAAAGATATGAATATAAATAATATAAAAAGTAAAAAATATCTTTTTATGAACAAATATAATCCAGCTTTTTTATAAAATAAAAAATTAATACCCAAATTTTCAAAAGTATTATAAACTATATAACCATTTTTATACTCATCAAGAGAAAGTTCACTGAACGTTAACTTATCTTTCTTTACATTATTATAAAAACTCATATCTCCTGAAAGAAATTCTCCATAATCATCTACAAAGGCATAATTTTCACTCAAATCCATACTGAATATAATTTCTTTTAAAATATAATTTAAATCAAATTCAAAATAATAAAAAATATTGTTTTTAAGATAATATACATTCAGAATGCTTTCATTTTGCACTTTTTCATACTCCATAAATCCATCTTCTAAAAAAGTATCTTGAATATCAGTATCCATACTAAAATTAATTATTGGTCCAAGACCCACTCCCTCATTTAAAGATAGATTTACATATTCTTTTATTTTTGAATCAAAATTTAAAGATAAATTTGATATTATTAATTTTGTATAAGATTTTATATTTTCATAATCAGAAATATATTTGGATTTATTAAAAACCATCAAACCAACTACTAAAAATAGTATAATCATCATAAAAGAATAAAAGTTTAAAGTTTTAAAAATAGATTTATTTTTCAAAATATTCACCTCAAAATAATCAAAATATCTTTTTTTTAATTATACCAGAAGGAGGAATAATTATGATTTTTTATGAACTTTATTTACGTTCTTTCTATGATTCAAATGGCGATGGAATTGGTGATTTTAAAGGACTTGAAAAAAAATTAGATTATTTACAAAATATTGGAATCGATTCCATATGGCTTTTACCAATAATGAAATCTCCGGCATTTCATGGTTATACAATTACTGATTTTTATAAAACCAATTCTTTATATGGAAATATTGATGAATTAAAACAATTATTAAATGAAGCACATAAAAGAAATATAAAAATTGTTTTAGATCTGCCAATAAACCATGTCTCTGTATCATCTGAATGGTTTCAAAAAGCTTTAAATGATGAAAAGCCGTATAAAAATTGGTTTATATGGTCAAATAATAAAACGAATACTGATGAAAGACGACATTGGGGAAATGATAAAATATGGCATAAAATAAATGATAAATATTTTTATGGGTTATTTGGACCTGGTTCGCCCGATTTAAACTTTGAAAACAAAGAACTCTGGGATGAAATAAAAAAAATATTTAAACATTGGTTAAATATCGGATTTGATGGGTTTAGATTAGATGCAGCTAAGCATATATTTGATTATGATAAAAAAAATATGAAATTCAAATATCAACATGATAAAAATATAAAATTTTGGATTGAAATGTTAGAATACATAAAAAGTATAAAAAAAGATGCCATAATAATAAGTGAAGTTTGGGATGAAAAAGAAATAGTAAAAAAATACGATGGAATATTCGAAATAGGATTTAATTTTCCACTTTCATATATCATTAAAGATTCCATAAAATTAAATGATGCAGAAAAATTTGTCAAAGATTTAAAAGAAGTAATGCCTGCATATTTCAAAAAAAAGCCCATAAAAACTAAATCGGGAAATTTTTTAACAAATCACGATATGACAAGGCTCAGAAGTGAGTTAAAATCTATAAAAAAATCAAATTTTGCTTTAAATATACTTTTAACTCTACCCGGAATACCTTTCATATATTATGGCGAAGAATTATCTATGAAAGGTAAACTTAAAAATGTTAACTTCACAGAAGATGGTGAAGAACCAATTCAATGGTCAGAAATTGGTTTTGGACCAGGTCAAACAGAATGGAAAGGCTATAAATTCAACACACCTTACAGTAAAATTTCTGTCGAAGAACAGCATAAAAATCCTAAATCCACTTTAAATAGGGTCAAAAAACTTATTAAGTTTAGAAAAGAAAATAGTTGGATAGAAAATTCAAAAATTAATATTTTAGAAAATGATAAAAATATGGTAAAATTAAGTATCAATAATGAAATAAACTCAATTATTATTCATTATAACTTTAAATCTTCAAAAACAAAAATTAATATAAATGAAGATAAAATTTTATATTATTCTGATAATGTTAAATGCACAGAAAATAAAACTGAGATCCCTGGATATTCTATTTTGATAACAAAGGGGGATCTATAATAATGAGGTGATAAAGTGAAAAAAACTTTATTAATATTAATAGCTGTATCACTCATAACTACCTTGACATTCAGTCAAAGTCTATTCAGTTATACTAACTCTGAAGATACAAAACAAGATTTAAAATTTAAAACATTTTTAACAGACTATGTATCAAGTCAATATAAAATAGCAAGTGGAAAAGATTTAGCTCCAGAAAGATTATATGATATTATAGATGGTATAATGAATGCCTCAAAAACCTTTGAAATATCTCCACTTCTAATAGCGGCTATAATAGACACAGAAACAAATTTCAGAAATATAATAGGTAGTTATGGAGAAGTTGGTTATATGCAATTAAGACCTACAACAGCAAAATATGTCATAGACATGTATCCAGAAATATTTAAGAATGCAGGATATGATGATTTTACAGTAGATTGGATACAAAAAAGATTGTTAATAGACCCACAATACAATATATTAGTAGGTACAGCCTATTTAAAACATTTAATGAATAATCATGAAGAAGATATTTATAAAGCTGTAGGTTGGTATAATGGTGGAGGAAATGAGTATTACGCAAAAAAAGTAATATATAAAATAGCAGAAATATCTGTATCATATCCAACAATTTAAATTAAAACATCAGCATGACAAATGCTGATGTTTTTTTATAATAAAAATTTTGATCTTTTTATTTTTTATGTTATAATTCACTTAGTGAATGAATGATTTAGGAGTGATAAAATGTTTGATACAGAAGAGTACATGTTTTTTAATCCCTCACCCAATTATCGTGAGATGATGATATTAAAAATCATTTCAAAAAATTCTGATACTTCTCAAGAATCTCTTGCAAAAAAAGTTGGAATAGTTCCTTCTATGGTAAATCGTTATTTAAAAGATTTTGAGGATAAAGACTTAATTATAAAATCTGGAGAAAACAGAAGAAGGATGTCATATCAATTAACTAAAAATGGACAAAAAAGACTACAATTTTTGATGGTTTCTTATATAAACGAAGTTTCAAAACTTTATACCGATACAAGAGATTCTTTTGAAGAACTCATAAAAGCTTTAAAAAAACATAATCTAAAAAATATATTTCTTTATGGTGCTGGTGTTGTAGGAACTATAGTATTAAAAGTCTTAAATATAGAAGATATAAATGTTCTTGGATTTATAGATGACTCTATATCAAAACAAGGAGATAAAATTCATGGTATAGATATATTAAATCCAAAAGAAGTTGACCAATTTGATTATGATGCTATAATAATAGCTTCATTTAGGCATTCTGAAGAAATAAAAGAAAATGCTCTAAAAGAAAAGCTTAAAAATTTATTCATTTTTAAAATAGATGAAAATGGAAATGTGTCTTTAAATGAGGAGGAAATAATATGAATATACCATTATTCGATTTAACAAGACAATATCAAGACATAAAAAAAGACGTATTAGAATCTTTAGATAATATATTTTCATCAGGAAAAGTTATTCTTGGTGAAAATGTTAAAAAGCTCGAATCAGATCTTTCAAAAAAAATTGAATCTAAGTATGCCTGTGGTGTCGCAAATGGTTCAGATGCATTATTAATTGCTTTACATGCTTTAGACATAAAAAATGGAGATTATGTAATAACTACTCCTTTCACTTTTTTTGCTACAGCAAGTTCTATAACAAGAAACAATGCAACACCAATATTTGTAGATGTAGAAGAAAAATATTATAATATTGATTTAGAAAAAGTTGAAACAATATTAAAAACACATCCAGAAAAAGAAAAAATAAAAGCAATAATTCCAGTACATTTATTTGGAAAAACTCTTGATATGGAAAAATTAAAATACTTAAAAAATAAATATAATATAAAAATAATAGAAGATTGTGCACAATCAATAGGTTCCATATGGAAATCAAAAGATGGAAATAAAATTTATTCTGGTACTGTTGGAGATTTTGGTACAACTTCATTCTTTCCAACCAAAAATCTTGGTGGATATGGAGATGGTGGAATGATATTCACACAAGAAGAAAACTTACAAAAAAGGGTTAAAAAACTCAGAGTCCATGGAGCTGCAAAAAAATATTTTCATGATGAAATAGGTTATAATTCAAGATTAGATGAAGTTCAAGCTGCAATACTAAATATAAAATTGAATATGTTAGATGAATTTACAGAAAAAAGAATAGAAAAAGCCAAAAGATATGATCAACTATTTAAAGATTTAAACTTAACCGATAAAATAATATATCCAGATTATATTAATGATAAAACTCATGTATACCATCAATATGTAATAACCTTAAAAAAAGGAAATAGAAATGAACTTGCACAATATCTAAGTAAAAATGGGATTGGAAACTCTAAATATTACCCAGAATGTCTTCACAGACAAAAATGCTTTGAATATTTGGGATATAAAACAGGTGATTTTCCAATAGCTGAAAAAGCTACAGAAAATACAATTGCCATACCTATATTTCCAGAATTAACTGATGAAGAACAAGAATATATAGTAAATAAAATAAAAGAATTTTATAATTAAGGGGGATAAATATGAATTTATTAGAAAAAATATCAAATAAAACGGCAAAAATAGGTGTAATTGGGCTTGGTTATGTTGG contains:
- a CDS encoding alpha-amylase family glycosyl hydrolase, with product MIFYELYLRSFYDSNGDGIGDFKGLEKKLDYLQNIGIDSIWLLPIMKSPAFHGYTITDFYKTNSLYGNIDELKQLLNEAHKRNIKIVLDLPINHVSVSSEWFQKALNDEKPYKNWFIWSNNKTNTDERRHWGNDKIWHKINDKYFYGLFGPGSPDLNFENKELWDEIKKIFKHWLNIGFDGFRLDAAKHIFDYDKKNMKFKYQHDKNIKFWIEMLEYIKSIKKDAIIISEVWDEKEIVKKYDGIFEIGFNFPLSYIIKDSIKLNDAEKFVKDLKEVMPAYFKKKPIKTKSGNFLTNHDMTRLRSELKSIKKSNFALNILLTLPGIPFIYYGEELSMKGKLKNVNFTEDGEEPIQWSEIGFGPGQTEWKGYKFNTPYSKISVEEQHKNPKSTLNRVKKLIKFRKENSWIENSKINILENDKNMVKLSINNEINSIIIHYNFKSSKTKININEDKILYYSDNVKCTENKTEIPGYSILITKGDL
- a CDS encoding transglycosylase SLT domain-containing protein; protein product: MKKTLLILIAVSLITTLTFSQSLFSYTNSEDTKQDLKFKTFLTDYVSSQYKIASGKDLAPERLYDIIDGIMNASKTFEISPLLIAAIIDTETNFRNIIGSYGEVGYMQLRPTTAKYVIDMYPEIFKNAGYDDFTVDWIQKRLLIDPQYNILVGTAYLKHLMNNHEEDIYKAVGWYNGGGNEYYAKKVIYKIAEISVSYPTI
- a CDS encoding winged helix-turn-helix transcriptional regulator: MFDTEEYMFFNPSPNYREMMILKIISKNSDTSQESLAKKVGIVPSMVNRYLKDFEDKDLIIKSGENRRRMSYQLTKNGQKRLQFLMVSYINEVSKLYTDTRDSFEELIKALKKHNLKNIFLYGAGVVGTIVLKVLNIEDINVLGFIDDSISKQGDKIHGIDILNPKEVDQFDYDAIIIASFRHSEEIKENALKEKLKNLFIFKIDENGNVSLNEEEII
- a CDS encoding DegT/DnrJ/EryC1/StrS family aminotransferase — encoded protein: MNIPLFDLTRQYQDIKKDVLESLDNIFSSGKVILGENVKKLESDLSKKIESKYACGVANGSDALLIALHALDIKNGDYVITTPFTFFATASSITRNNATPIFVDVEEKYYNIDLEKVETILKTHPEKEKIKAIIPVHLFGKTLDMEKLKYLKNKYNIKIIEDCAQSIGSIWKSKDGNKIYSGTVGDFGTTSFFPTKNLGGYGDGGMIFTQEENLQKRVKKLRVHGAAKKYFHDEIGYNSRLDEVQAAILNIKLNMLDEFTEKRIEKAKRYDQLFKDLNLTDKIIYPDYINDKTHVYHQYVITLKKGNRNELAQYLSKNGIGNSKYYPECLHRQKCFEYLGYKTGDFPIAEKATENTIAIPIFPELTDEEQEYIVNKIKEFYN